A stretch of the Nicotiana tabacum cultivar K326 chromosome 6, ASM71507v2, whole genome shotgun sequence genome encodes the following:
- the LOC142181463 gene encoding uncharacterized protein LOC142181463 produces MRWRLASGVLCDKSVPPGLKGKFYRVVVRPAMLYETECWPVKMSHVQKMKVAEMRMLKWMCGHTRKDRIRNEVIRDKVGVSSVEDKLQELRLRWFGHVKRRDIDAPVRRCKRLSIVGLRKGRGRPKKYWAEVVRQDISLLQLTEDMTHDRKT; encoded by the coding sequence ATGAGGTGGAGGCTTGCCTCGGGGGTTTTGTGTGATAAGAGTGTGCCACCTGGACTTAAAggcaagttctacagagtggtggttagaccggctatgttgtatgagactgagtgttggcccgttaagatgtcccatgtccagaagatgaaagtagctgagATGAGGATGCTGAAATGGATGTGTGGTCATACTAGGAAGGACAGGAtcaggaatgaagttattagaGACAAAGTAGGTGTGTCATCTGTGGAGGACAAATTGCAGGAgttgaggctgagatggttcgggcatgtgaagaggagagacatAGATGCTCCGGTCAGAAGGTGTAAGAGGTTGTCCATTGTGGGTCTGAGGAAGGGCAGGGgcaggcctaagaagtattgggcaGAGGTAGTTAGGCAGGACATATCATtgcttcagcttaccgaggataTGACCCACGATAGAAAGACgtag
- the LOC107817728 gene encoding 3-ketoacyl-CoA synthase 4-like: MSNKEFPFPPLSTASNGTTPVVQIKQSTSVLPDFLQSINLKYVKLGYHYLVTHFLSLCLVPLISVTFVQASQMNYQDLQNLYLHLKLNLASIIIFSALFVFGTTVYIMTRPRSIYLVDYSCYHPPEHLKVKFSKFMGHSRLSGDFNESSLEFQRKILERSGLGEETYLPEALHDVPPRPSMATAREEAEQVMFGALDNLFNNTNVKPKDIGILVVNCSLFNPTPSLSAMIVNKYKMRGNIKSFNLGGMGCSAGVIAIDLAKDMLQVHRNTYAVVVSMENITQNRYFGNNKAMLIPNCLFRVGGAAILLSNKSGDKRRAKYKVVHVVRTHKGADDTAFKCVYQEQDDNGKTGVSLSKDLMSIAGNALKTNITTLGPLVLPISEQLLFFMSLVARKLFHAKIKPYIPDFKMAFEHFCIHAGGRAVIDELEKNLQLSPLHVEASRMTLHRFGNTSSSSIWYELAYIEAKGRIRKGHRIWQIAFGSGFKCNSAVWQALTNVKPSPNSPWEDCIHRYPVQLDY; encoded by the coding sequence ATGAGCAATAAAGAATTCCCGTTTCCGCCACTGTCCACGGCTAGCAATGGCACCACCCCTgttgttcaaatcaaacaaaGTACAAGTGTTCTTCCTGATTTCCTACAAAGCATCAACCTCAAATATGTGAAATTAGGATACCATTATTTGGTGACTCACTTTTTGAGTCTTTGTTTGGTCCCTCTAATATCTGTCACCTTTGTTCAAGCCTCCCAAATGAACTATCAAGACTTGCAAAATCTTTATCTCCACCTAAAGTTGAATCTTGCTAGCATCATCATTTTCTCTGCACTCTTTGTTTTTGGAACAACTGTTTATATCATGACAAGGCCTAGATCCATTTACCTTGTGGATTATTCTTGTTATCATCCTCCTGAACACCTTAAAGTTAAATTCAGTAAGTTCATGGGACATTCAAGACTTAGTGGTGATTTTAATGAATCATCTCTTGAATTCCAGAGGAAGATTTTGGAGAGGTCAGGTCTCGGAGAAGAAACTTACTTGCCTGAGGCTTTGCATGATGTTCCACCAAGACCATCTATGGCAACGGCACGTGAAGAAGCAGAGCAAGTCATGTTTGGTGCACTAGACAATTTGTTCAACAACACAAATGTCAAGCCAAAAGATATTGGAATTCTTGTGGTGAATTGTAGCCTGTTCAATCCCACTCCTTCACTTTCTGCTATGATTGTGAATAAGTACAAGATGAGAGGGAATATTAAAAGCTTCAATCTTGGTGGGATGGGATGCAGTGCAGGAGTTATTGCCATAGATCTTGCCAAAGACATGTTACAAGTTCATAGGAATACATATGCTGTTGTTGTCAGCATGGAGAACATAACACAAAACAGGTATTTTGGGAACAATAAAGCCATGTTGATTCCGAATTGTTTGTTTCGTGTTGGAGGAGCAGCTATTCTGTTATCAAACAAGTCAGGGGACAAGAGGAGGGCAAAGTACAAGGTTGTTCATGTAGTGAGGACTCATAAAGGAGCTGATGATACAGCCTTCAAATGTGTGTACCAAGAACAAGATGACAATGGGAAAACTGGGGTGTCTTTGTCAAAAGATTTGATGTCAATTGCTGGAAATGCCCTCAAGACAAACATTACTACATTGGGTCCACTTGTACTTCCAATTAGCGAACAATTGCTTTTCTTCATGTCCCTTGTGGCAAGAAAACTTTTCCATGCCAAAATCAAGCCATATATACCAGATTTTAAGATGGCTTTCGAACATTTCTGCATACATGCTGGTGGAAGAGCTGTGATTGACGAGTTAGAAAAGAATTTGCAACTTTCTCCTCTTCATGTAGAGGCTTCTAGGATGACTCTACATCGATTTGGGAACACTTCATCCAGTTCAATATGGTATGAATTGGCTTATATTGAGGCAAAAGGAAGAATCAGAAAGGGTCACAGGATTTGGCAAATAGCATTTGGGAGTGGATTCAAGTGTAACAGTGCAGTGTGGCAAGCACTTACGAATGTGAAACCATCTCCTAATAGTCCTTGGGAAGACTGCATCCACCGATACCCCGTACAATTAGACTACTAA